One genomic window of Sporosarcina ureae includes the following:
- a CDS encoding CapA family protein gives MRKWLVASLAFVWIIGGVILWSDWNNREQTLSAKADVIAQKNAVDGTSEKMNKVEPDQKLEETIIHTATIGMVGDILLHNPIYTYPHFDFAFEAVKEKMTSIDFLLANQESMPGGVELGLSTYPKFNSPKHILPALQNVGVDMVSFANNHTFDKGENGVRKAIEHAQQYGMQYVGAYESFKDRKTQRIVEVNGIKIGVLAYTYGTNVEIDLHDKEYLVNYIDRDRMENEIQQMKPMVDVTIVSLHWGPEYHLETSEDQAELAQFVSDAGADVLFGHHPHVLQRYGEVGHTKVFFSLGNFYSAQPFDYTNFGGIARLSVTKEQTGGQKTVTIEDPRFFPTGVIKDQNKRFKVVPLNKAHSTIHYTEEWVENHVGVPKW, from the coding sequence ATGAGAAAATGGCTTGTTGCTTCTTTGGCTTTTGTCTGGATTATAGGTGGCGTGATTTTGTGGAGCGATTGGAATAATAGAGAGCAAACATTATCTGCCAAAGCCGATGTAATAGCACAAAAAAATGCAGTAGACGGTACATCTGAAAAAATGAATAAAGTAGAACCAGATCAAAAATTAGAAGAAACGATTATTCATACGGCAACAATCGGTATGGTTGGCGATATATTATTACATAATCCAATTTACACGTATCCTCACTTCGATTTTGCATTCGAAGCGGTAAAAGAGAAGATGACCAGTATTGATTTTCTCTTGGCAAATCAGGAATCTATGCCTGGCGGTGTGGAACTTGGTTTATCTACCTATCCAAAGTTCAACAGTCCAAAACATATACTCCCCGCTTTACAAAATGTTGGCGTCGATATGGTTTCATTCGCCAACAATCACACGTTCGACAAAGGGGAAAATGGTGTGCGCAAGGCGATTGAACATGCGCAACAATATGGCATGCAGTATGTAGGTGCTTATGAATCTTTTAAAGACCGCAAGACTCAACGAATTGTCGAAGTGAACGGCATCAAAATCGGAGTGCTCGCCTATACATACGGTACAAATGTAGAGATAGATTTGCATGACAAAGAGTACTTGGTGAACTACATCGATCGTGATCGAATGGAAAATGAAATCCAACAGATGAAGCCAATGGTAGACGTGACGATCGTATCGCTGCATTGGGGTCCTGAGTATCATCTCGAAACGTCCGAAGATCAAGCAGAGCTCGCGCAATTCGTTTCGGATGCGGGTGCTGACGTGCTGTTCGGACATCACCCACATGTTCTACAACGCTATGGAGAAGTCGGACATACCAAAGTGTTCTTCTCGCTCGGCAATTTCTATTCTGCCCAACCGTTCGATTATACGAACTTCGGCGGAATCGCCAGACTGTCTGTAACGAAAGAACAAACGGGTGGGCAAAAGACTGTCACTATCGAAGATCCACGCTTTTTCCCGACTGGCGTCATCAAAGATCAAAATAAGCGCTTTAAAGTCGTACCACTTAACAAAGCCCATTCCACCATTCATTACACTGAAGAATGGGTGGAAAACCATGTCGGTGTACCGAAATGGTAA
- a CDS encoding sigma-70 family RNA polymerase sigma factor — protein MNEMDQIMNEHSRYLVRIAYLYVKNWSTAEDVVQEVFVTYFQKSDQFRNEASIKTYLTKMTANRAKDYLRSWKHKKDVVFETIFVSSKSSEQQLLEKEQLASLEKHLFQLPLKYREPLLLYYYDEQSIAEIAEFLGLNENTVKTRLRRAKLQLKEFFVKEEVETYE, from the coding sequence ATGAATGAAATGGATCAAATCATGAATGAGCATTCGCGTTATTTAGTGCGTATCGCTTATTTATACGTGAAAAACTGGTCAACTGCGGAAGATGTCGTACAAGAAGTCTTCGTTACGTATTTCCAGAAGAGTGACCAGTTCCGTAATGAAGCGTCTATTAAAACGTACTTAACCAAAATGACTGCTAATCGTGCAAAAGATTATTTGCGCTCCTGGAAGCATAAAAAAGATGTGGTGTTCGAGACGATTTTTGTATCTTCCAAAAGCTCGGAACAACAACTATTGGAGAAAGAACAACTGGCTTCACTTGAAAAGCATTTATTCCAGCTGCCTTTGAAATACCGCGAGCCATTACTGCTATATTATTATGACGAACAATCAATTGCGGAGATCGCGGAATTTCTTGGGCTCAATGAAAATACTGTCAAGACTAGATTACGAAGAGCCAAGTTGCAACTTAAGGAATTCTTTGTGAAAGAGGAGGTAGAAACCTATGAATGA
- a CDS encoding SCO family protein, with amino-acid sequence MNIRAVLLLLAAVLLLSACNHTIETNRSEKIPDFEYTTQDENKLGLADLTGDWWISYFSYTHCTTVCPRTTANMVGIQEALKSEGLTPPIISFSIDPENDTPEVLREYAKDYGADLQTMTFLTGYDFEEIRDLSVTTFKAMLEKGALDQRSHSFFFYLINPDGEIVKQYNGMSDTDNELLVADVKKVLGK; translated from the coding sequence ATGAACATACGAGCCGTCCTACTCCTACTGGCAGCCGTCCTTTTACTGAGTGCCTGCAATCATACCATCGAAACGAATAGGTCAGAGAAAATACCAGATTTTGAATACACTACGCAAGATGAAAATAAACTAGGCTTGGCTGACTTGACTGGTGATTGGTGGATTTCTTATTTCTCCTATACACATTGCACGACCGTTTGCCCGAGGACCACTGCTAATATGGTTGGTATTCAGGAAGCATTAAAAAGTGAAGGTTTAACACCTCCTATCATTTCATTCAGCATCGATCCGGAAAATGATACACCGGAAGTTTTACGAGAATATGCAAAAGACTATGGTGCTGATCTACAGACGATGACGTTTTTAACTGGTTATGATTTTGAAGAAATACGAGATTTATCGGTTACTACGTTTAAAGCCATGCTGGAAAAAGGAGCGCTTGACCAGCGATCACATAGCTTTTTCTTTTATTTGATTAATCCTGACGGAGAGATTGTGAAGCAGTATAACGGTATGAGCGATACAGATAATGAGTTGCTGGTGGCGGATGTGAAGAAAGTTTTAGGGAAGTAG
- a CDS encoding bile acid:sodium symporter family protein, whose amino-acid sequence MKTLEAIGSIAGKYFAFWVILVAVIAFMFPTPFLGLGAYITILLGVVMFGMGLTLRAVDFKIILTNPLPVIIGVAAQFIVMPLAAFGLAYLLKLPPELAAGLVLLGSVPGGTASNVMVYLAKGNLALSVAMTSLSTLLAPLITPLLLLLLAGQWLPVDALSMFKSIVQVIIIPIALGLLIQRFFPRGVAKSVTVVPIISVVAILIIVAAVTSANAGNVASSGLIVFIAVFLHNGIGLLLGYLIALGLGLNENDRRAISLEVGMQNSGLGVALATAHFGPLAALPSVWGAIWHNISGPILATIWSKKPTKDIEEPEVLIQAKAKVNV is encoded by the coding sequence ATGAAGACACTTGAAGCAATCGGCTCAATCGCTGGAAAGTACTTTGCATTTTGGGTCATTCTAGTCGCTGTGATTGCGTTCATGTTCCCGACTCCTTTTCTCGGACTAGGTGCATACATCACGATTTTACTCGGCGTTGTCATGTTCGGCATGGGACTGACGTTACGTGCGGTGGACTTCAAAATCATTTTGACCAATCCGTTACCCGTGATCATTGGTGTAGCCGCTCAATTTATTGTCATGCCATTGGCTGCATTCGGACTTGCCTATTTATTGAAACTACCACCTGAACTAGCAGCCGGTCTTGTATTGCTTGGATCTGTTCCAGGAGGTACCGCTTCAAATGTCATGGTCTATTTAGCAAAAGGAAATCTCGCATTATCTGTTGCGATGACATCCCTCTCTACTCTATTAGCACCACTTATCACGCCGCTATTATTACTATTGTTAGCTGGACAGTGGCTACCGGTGGATGCGTTGTCGATGTTCAAGTCAATCGTACAAGTCATCATCATTCCCATTGCGTTAGGACTACTCATCCAACGATTCTTCCCAAGAGGAGTTGCGAAAAGTGTAACCGTCGTACCGATTATTTCAGTTGTTGCGATTCTCATCATTGTCGCTGCGGTTACTTCCGCAAACGCAGGCAACGTCGCAAGCTCAGGTCTAATCGTATTTATCGCCGTGTTCTTGCATAACGGGATCGGATTACTTCTTGGGTATTTGATTGCACTGGGGCTTGGATTGAACGAAAACGACAGACGAGCCATTTCACTTGAAGTGGGCATGCAAAACTCCGGACTGGGCGTAGCGCTTGCGACTGCGCACTTCGGACCCCTTGCTGCACTTCCAAGTGTATGGGGTGCGATCTGGCATAATATCTCGGGTCCAATTCTTGCGACAATCTGGTCGAAGAAGCCAACGAAGGATATCGAGGAACCGGAAGTTTTGATTCAAGCAAAAGCAAAAGTCAATGTATAG
- a CDS encoding SCO family protein, translated as MKVKFAVIFLTMILILSGCNNKIETNMSQTMPDFEFTTQDNEPLGLKDLKGDWWIAYFSYTNCITVCPRTTANMVGIQEKLKEDGLEPRIVSFGIDPENDTPEVLRNYAADFGADLRTMSFLTGYDFKTIQELSRNTFLSILESGALDQRAHSYYFYLINPDGEIVKRYDGLTETENELLIKDVKTVLSK; from the coding sequence ATGAAAGTAAAATTTGCTGTTATTTTCTTGACCATGATTCTTATACTAAGCGGCTGCAATAATAAGATCGAAACGAATATGTCCCAAACGATGCCGGACTTTGAATTTACTACACAAGACAACGAACCGCTTGGCTTGAAGGATTTAAAGGGTGATTGGTGGATTGCCTATTTCTCCTATACCAACTGCATCACAGTATGCCCAAGAACGACCGCTAATATGGTCGGTATTCAAGAAAAATTAAAGGAAGATGGTTTGGAACCTCGTATTGTTTCATTTGGTATAGATCCCGAAAATGATACACCAGAAGTATTAAGGAACTATGCTGCAGATTTTGGAGCCGATCTCCGTACGATGAGTTTTTTGACAGGTTATGATTTTAAAACGATTCAGGAATTATCGAGAAACACATTCCTTTCTATATTGGAAAGTGGAGCATTAGATCAACGTGCGCATAGCTATTATTTTTATTTAATTAATCCTGATGGTGAAATTGTGAAAAGATACGATGGTCTAACAGAAACTGAGAATGAATTGTTGATAAAAGATGTAAAGACCGTGTTAAGTAAATAA
- a CDS encoding OsmC family protein, protein MSTTKIMNIMKKLIEQDPSLAISEWQGTSQYVVGEMMSLETKDLQEIDLEGIAKPGEKQVMPIELLIAAATTSFGVTFHLEAYNQGVTVDRAEIVFTGVCDKAPFLGIQSGNSGIMKPMIVLSAESTTNKGQLAEIAATAVERSPILSSLKEEVILHIK, encoded by the coding sequence ATGAGCACAACAAAAATTATGAATATAATGAAGAAATTGATAGAGCAAGATCCGTCACTCGCAATTAGTGAATGGCAAGGGACAAGCCAGTATGTAGTAGGGGAAATGATGTCACTTGAAACGAAAGATCTACAGGAAATTGATCTGGAAGGCATTGCGAAGCCAGGAGAAAAACAAGTCATGCCGATTGAATTATTAATCGCTGCAGCAACTACTAGTTTCGGTGTTACATTCCATTTGGAAGCGTATAATCAAGGAGTGACTGTAGATCGAGCGGAAATCGTTTTCACTGGCGTATGCGATAAAGCGCCGTTTCTAGGAATTCAAAGCGGCAATAGCGGCATTATGAAACCGATGATCGTTTTATCGGCTGAGTCCACTACGAATAAAGGACAACTGGCTGAAATCGCGGCTACTGCAGTTGAACGTTCACCGATTTTATCCAGTTTGAAAGAAGAAGTTATATTGCATATTAAGTGA
- a CDS encoding S26 family signal peptidase, with protein sequence MNDFKQKLDQMMGDTTEQERRIKQRVHETLQPSQRRRFSWQALLVTAALPVVALLLVFNLVSDNQFSSDQGPGTPYDPLDDMALISALQKKDQLSTIDYEEFSSLPVVKKVDGLLYVDDDSFSLQWSPDTYHPVIERKADLYDASVYDPGDVVRTFTNTNSHLPTYAGVYYEVVAVPGDRVVLQNGKLKVNGNEVSSELMDRYKEQNVTIAGGYDQLLNAREYLLLNHFPAKDTVQGATITPIHKIYGKLIGVATEEKTDSIYIDYLTDQLKSDYTAEQYFDLYLYDQLTGLDKLPESSVFAQSSRIGELFLEAAYRRAIPIADDKVEIRYQYGREGVVEQVFTMGRDASSGQWIVEE encoded by the coding sequence ATGAATGATTTTAAACAAAAACTGGACCAGATGATGGGAGATACGACGGAACAGGAACGACGAATCAAACAGCGGGTACATGAAACCCTTCAACCTTCGCAAAGGAGACGGTTTTCTTGGCAAGCGCTGCTGGTCACCGCAGCACTACCGGTAGTGGCTTTGTTGCTAGTGTTTAATCTAGTGTCAGATAATCAATTCTCTTCTGATCAAGGTCCAGGAACGCCGTATGATCCGCTTGACGACATGGCGTTAATTTCTGCTTTACAAAAGAAAGATCAACTATCCACTATAGATTACGAAGAATTTTCTTCATTACCTGTAGTAAAGAAAGTAGACGGTCTATTATATGTTGATGACGATTCCTTTTCACTACAGTGGAGCCCCGATACGTATCATCCAGTGATAGAACGTAAGGCAGACTTGTATGATGCCTCCGTCTATGATCCGGGAGATGTGGTACGCACATTTACGAATACGAATAGCCACTTACCGACGTATGCGGGTGTCTATTATGAAGTCGTTGCGGTTCCTGGAGATCGAGTTGTACTGCAAAACGGCAAACTAAAAGTCAACGGTAACGAGGTATCATCCGAACTAATGGATCGATATAAGGAGCAAAATGTAACGATTGCGGGTGGCTATGACCAGTTGTTAAATGCCCGGGAATACTTATTATTAAATCATTTCCCGGCAAAAGACACTGTGCAAGGAGCGACCATCACACCTATACACAAGATTTACGGCAAACTGATTGGTGTGGCAACCGAAGAAAAAACCGACTCTATCTATATAGATTATCTGACAGATCAGCTCAAAAGCGACTATACAGCCGAGCAGTACTTTGATTTATATTTATACGACCAGCTTACAGGATTGGATAAGTTGCCTGAGTCTTCGGTATTTGCACAATCAAGCCGAATTGGAGAGCTTTTCCTGGAGGCAGCGTATCGTCGAGCCATTCCGATTGCCGATGATAAAGTAGAAATTCGTTATCAATATGGACGTGAAGGCGTCGTGGAGCAAGTGTTCACTATGGGAAGGGATGCAAGCTCCGGGCAATGGATAGTGGAGGAATAA
- a CDS encoding gluconate 2-dehydrogenase subunit 3 family protein, with the protein MADQQPPKDVNGKPQHEQDLGRRNFLKNTGLVAGGLVGGSIFGGLLTGGLDKKNDNIAKNDSNKGIEVTQARQFFTRHQDFKVLNAATEQILPEDELGPGAIKLGVPYYIDKQLAGRWGVNAYDYRQAPYAIDLKAADQTAGPGGEQSILDRGMIFLLGLRKMDEESQKRFEVTFDKATEEQQIEIMTDFEANKVKMKGVKASEYFILLKQATLEGAYCDPLYGGNINMEGWKMKEFPGAVASYANYIESDDFAKLDPVSLRDYQGH; encoded by the coding sequence ATGGCGGATCAACAACCACCCAAAGACGTAAATGGAAAACCACAACACGAGCAAGACTTGGGACGGAGAAATTTCTTGAAAAATACCGGACTCGTTGCTGGTGGACTCGTCGGAGGATCTATTTTCGGGGGTCTACTCACAGGCGGTTTGGATAAGAAAAATGACAACATAGCGAAAAATGATAGCAATAAAGGTATCGAAGTAACGCAAGCACGTCAATTCTTCACGCGTCATCAAGATTTTAAAGTATTAAATGCAGCAACAGAACAAATTTTACCTGAGGACGAACTCGGTCCTGGCGCCATTAAGTTAGGTGTCCCTTATTATATTGACAAACAATTAGCAGGACGCTGGGGTGTCAACGCATACGACTATCGACAGGCTCCCTATGCAATTGATTTGAAAGCAGCCGATCAAACGGCAGGGCCTGGCGGAGAACAATCGATTTTGGATCGTGGCATGATCTTCTTGCTAGGTCTTCGTAAAATGGACGAAGAAAGTCAAAAGCGTTTCGAAGTTACTTTTGACAAAGCAACCGAAGAGCAACAAATAGAAATCATGACGGACTTCGAGGCAAACAAAGTGAAAATGAAAGGCGTAAAAGCTTCAGAGTATTTCATTTTGTTAAAACAAGCGACATTAGAAGGCGCTTATTGTGATCCATTGTACGGCGGCAATATCAATATGGAAGGATGGAAAATGAAAGAATTTCCGGGCGCTGTGGCTTCTTACGCTAACTATATTGAATCAGATGATTTTGCAAAGCTGGATCCCGTCAGTCTGCGAGATTACCAAGGGCATTAA
- a CDS encoding GMC family oxidoreductase: protein MVKQLKKVDAVIVGSGWVGGIAAAELTKAGYNVVILERGKNKKHEDYIGTKDELRYSKRYDLMQELNKDTITSRNSMSKEAIPVRNNMNARLGNHTGGAGVHWNGIAFRWLPYDFEIYSKTVERYGKDKIPKESTMQDWGITYDELEPYYDQYEKTAAISGEENPIGPPRSDKYPNPPMKETPNIRLFTKATKALGYHPYRIPSANASQTYTNPDGETINGCVYCAFCEEYGCDFGAKADPIGTVLKTAHKTGKMEIRNDAFVNRVSHDGKKANGLIYTDTTTGEEFEQLADIVVLAGFVFTNTKLLLHSKIGQPYDPKTGQGIIGKNFTGHFNNLSTYIGARGFFEDKKFNNFMGAGGMGATIDDFSGDNEDHTNLDFLHGYEVHYSQLGSRPIANNAVPYDTPGWGKEFKKNSIKYYNRNLFITPQSGFLPNKNTYMDLDPIYKDALGNPLLRVTVEYAKQDIARAKAGVARCEEIMKEMGADKMNVDVVKDDTVFDHKFYTDHFFGGAIMGASPKNSAVNTYSQMWDMENLFVVGGSSFPHNSNYNPTVTIGAFAYRAAEGMIKFLKEGGNVAVKPLEKNA from the coding sequence ATGGTAAAACAACTTAAAAAGGTAGATGCGGTTATCGTAGGTTCAGGATGGGTCGGTGGAATTGCAGCAGCGGAACTGACGAAAGCAGGATATAATGTAGTGATATTAGAACGAGGGAAAAACAAAAAGCATGAAGACTATATCGGTACGAAAGATGAGTTACGCTATTCTAAGCGATATGATCTCATGCAAGAATTGAATAAGGATACAATTACTTCACGTAACTCCATGAGTAAGGAAGCAATACCCGTTCGGAATAATATGAACGCACGTCTTGGAAATCATACTGGAGGCGCAGGTGTTCACTGGAACGGGATAGCTTTCCGCTGGTTGCCATATGATTTCGAAATTTATAGTAAGACTGTAGAGCGCTATGGTAAAGATAAAATCCCTAAAGAATCGACCATGCAGGATTGGGGGATTACATATGATGAGCTCGAACCGTATTATGATCAATATGAAAAAACAGCTGCCATCTCAGGCGAAGAAAACCCAATTGGTCCTCCACGGTCTGATAAGTATCCTAATCCTCCTATGAAGGAAACGCCGAATATTCGTCTATTCACAAAAGCAACGAAAGCTCTTGGTTATCATCCCTATCGTATCCCTTCAGCTAATGCTTCACAAACATACACCAACCCTGATGGTGAAACGATCAATGGTTGCGTATACTGTGCATTTTGTGAAGAGTATGGTTGTGACTTCGGAGCGAAAGCGGATCCGATCGGTACGGTACTCAAGACGGCACATAAAACAGGTAAGATGGAAATTCGTAATGATGCGTTCGTGAATCGAGTAAGCCACGATGGAAAGAAAGCGAACGGATTAATCTATACCGATACCACGACTGGTGAAGAATTCGAACAACTAGCAGATATCGTAGTACTTGCAGGTTTCGTCTTTACGAATACGAAGTTGCTGTTACACTCTAAAATCGGGCAACCCTACGATCCGAAAACAGGACAAGGCATCATCGGCAAGAACTTCACAGGCCACTTCAACAACTTGTCAACGTATATTGGCGCTCGTGGATTCTTCGAAGACAAGAAGTTCAATAATTTCATGGGTGCTGGCGGGATGGGTGCGACGATCGATGATTTCAGTGGGGACAATGAAGATCACACGAACCTAGACTTCTTGCATGGCTATGAAGTGCACTACAGTCAGCTTGGTTCACGTCCTATTGCCAATAACGCAGTTCCATATGATACACCTGGTTGGGGTAAAGAATTTAAAAAGAATTCAATAAAATATTATAATCGTAATCTATTCATCACACCACAAAGTGGCTTCTTGCCGAACAAGAATACGTATATGGATTTGGACCCAATATATAAAGATGCACTCGGTAATCCACTTCTTCGTGTCACCGTTGAATATGCAAAACAGGACATCGCACGTGCGAAAGCAGGCGTCGCACGTTGTGAAGAGATCATGAAAGAAATGGGCGCAGACAAAATGAACGTCGATGTGGTGAAAGACGATACTGTATTTGACCATAAATTCTATACGGATCACTTCTTCGGTGGTGCCATTATGGGAGCTTCTCCTAAAAACTCCGCAGTCAACACCTACTCACAAATGTGGGATATGGAAAACCTATTCGTAGTAGGCGGGTCCTCATTCCCGCATAACAGTAATTACAACCCTACCGTTACGATTGGCGCATTCGCTTATCGTGCAGCCGAAGGAATGATTAAATTCTTAAAAGAAGGCGGCAATGTAGCTGTAAAACCACTTGAAAAGAACGCTTAA
- a CDS encoding polysaccharide deacetylase family protein, which produces MKKIYSCLLLLASLLLFIMGNEAKWNLNEVPLFHEQSATAFAETIQSKPFITEKEFDQVLTLTNTQPIFMKQENLKQIGELQANQPVALVGEDEEYYEIRVGKMPAFIRKGQAKVEKHVMKTPLHTERLGAVKTAQPTPVYTEANLESDVLIQLRKGYRYPVIEEDKDWYLIKVGERAGYIHKPSVEMDEGLPVLLYHQVLPRKEMKTEISTISLESFEKQMAYLADEQFTTLTSQQLYDYLEGRLVVPAKALIITFDDGLLSSKEYAYPILKQYGFTSSQHIISSRMDREKGGPAFDGGGLLKYLNVEDLNEMKDVFQFEAHTCALHELGRESGAGLVFEHTEEEIIEDLQKNLQHVPSALSIAYPYGQYNEEFIAAAKEVGLLIGYTTVEGYANMDRSNYEVNRFGMTEKRSFKDFATYVDGDMRWP; this is translated from the coding sequence ATGAAGAAAATATATAGTTGTCTGCTGTTACTTGCGAGCTTACTGTTATTTATAATGGGAAATGAAGCCAAGTGGAATTTGAATGAAGTACCATTGTTCCATGAGCAATCAGCGACAGCTTTTGCAGAAACGATACAAAGTAAACCATTCATTACAGAAAAAGAATTTGATCAGGTATTGACGCTGACAAACACTCAACCGATTTTTATGAAGCAAGAGAACTTAAAGCAAATTGGTGAACTGCAAGCCAATCAACCGGTTGCGCTCGTAGGAGAAGATGAGGAATATTACGAAATTCGAGTAGGTAAGATGCCAGCCTTCATTCGTAAAGGTCAGGCAAAAGTAGAAAAGCATGTGATGAAAACTCCTTTACATACAGAACGATTGGGTGCTGTAAAAACGGCTCAACCAACACCTGTCTATACGGAAGCGAATCTTGAAAGTGATGTTCTCATCCAATTAAGAAAAGGCTATCGCTATCCTGTTATAGAGGAAGATAAAGACTGGTATCTCATCAAAGTGGGTGAGCGCGCTGGTTATATCCATAAACCTTCAGTAGAAATGGATGAAGGCTTACCGGTACTGCTGTATCACCAAGTGCTCCCCCGTAAAGAGATGAAAACGGAGATCAGCACGATTTCACTTGAAAGCTTTGAAAAGCAGATGGCATATTTGGCAGATGAGCAATTTACGACTTTGACTTCACAACAATTATATGATTATTTGGAAGGCCGACTCGTTGTGCCAGCGAAAGCGTTGATTATTACATTTGATGATGGTTTATTGTCATCTAAAGAATACGCCTATCCTATCTTGAAACAATATGGCTTTACTTCGTCTCAACATATTATTTCATCTCGTATGGATAGAGAAAAAGGCGGTCCGGCATTTGACGGGGGAGGCCTACTGAAGTATTTGAATGTGGAAGACCTAAACGAAATGAAAGATGTATTTCAGTTCGAAGCCCACACATGTGCATTGCATGAACTAGGTAGAGAAAGTGGTGCAGGTTTAGTATTCGAACATACAGAAGAAGAAATCATTGAAGACTTACAGAAAAATTTACAACACGTGCCTTCAGCGCTTTCCATCGCTTATCCCTATGGACAATATAATGAAGAGTTCATTGCGGCAGCGAAAGAAGTAGGATTACTGATCGGCTACACAACAGTCGAAGGATATGCCAATATGGATCGATCCAATTATGAAGTGAACCGCTTTGGCATGACAGAAAAAAGGTCATTTAAGGATTTTGCAACGTATGTTGACGGAGACATGAGATGGCCATAG